In a genomic window of Vigna angularis cultivar LongXiaoDou No.4 chromosome 6, ASM1680809v1, whole genome shotgun sequence:
- the LOC108341918 gene encoding sucrose synthase 6, producing the protein MASSPIFRDKELVTDDMPHDALRQSRQYVKRCFAKYIEKGRRIIKLHELMEEMEQVIDDNMQRNQVLEGNLGFLLSCTQEAAVDPPYVAFAVRPNPGVWEFVRVSFEDLSVQPITSTDYLKFKEIVYDKEWANDENAFEADFGAFDFPIPNMTLPSSIGNGLHFVSKFLTSRFSGKLTKTQPIVDYLVSLNHGDENLMISDTLSSAAKLQLALMVADGYLSALPRDAPYQDFETKLKEWGFERGWGDTAGRVKKTMGTLSEVLQAPDAVTLENFFSSVPTIFNVVIFSIHGYFGQTDVLGLPDTGGQVVYILDQVRALEAELLLRIKQQGLNIKPQILVVTRLIPDAQGTKCNQELELIDGTKYSNILRVPFHTDEGILRQWVSRFDIYPYLERFTQDATAKILSLMEGKPDLIIGNYTDGNLVASLMANRLKITQGTIAHALEKTKYEDSDVKWKELDPKYHFSCQFMADIIAMNASDFIITSTYQEIAGSKDRPGQYESHAAFTLPGLCRVVSGINVFDPKFNIAAPGADQSVYFPYTEKDRRFTQFYPVIEDLLYSKVDTNEHIGYLENRRKPIIFSMARFDVVKNLTGLVEWYGKNQRLRKMVNLVIVGGFFDPLKSKDREEMAEIRKMHDLVEKYRLKGQFRWIAAQTDRYRNGELYRFIADTKGAFVQPALYEAFGLTVIEAMNSGLPTFATNQGGPAEIIVDGISGFHIDPHNGEESSNKIADFFEKCLQDSTHWNGISAAGLHRINECYTWKIYANKILDMGNMYTFWRRVNNQQKVAKQSYIKMFYNLMFKNLIIPVPSYEPQQPVTKKKSVRKQSTSKR; encoded by the exons ATGGCTTCTTCACCGATCTTCAGAGACAAAGAATTGGTAACTGATGACATGCCTCATGATGCGTTGAGGCAAAGTAGGCAGTATGTGAAGAGGTGTTTTGCTAAGTACATTGAGAAGGGGAGAAGGATTATAAAGCTTCATGAATTGATGGAAGAAATGGAGCAAGTTATAGATGACAACATGCAGAGAAATCAAGTATTAGAGGGGAACCTTGGATTCTTATTGAGTTGTACACag GAAGCTGCTGTTGATCCACCTTATGTGGCCTTTGCAGTGAGGCCAAATCCTGGAGTCTGGGAATTTGTAAGAGTGAGCTTTGAGGATCTTTCAGTTCAACCAATCACTTCCACAGATTATCTCAAATTCAAGGAAATCGTATATGACAAAGAATG GGCAAACGATGAAAACGCATTTGAAGCAGATTTTGGAGCATTTGATTTCCCTATTCCGAACATGACCCTGCCTTCTTCAATTGGAAATGGGCTCCATTTTGTTTCTAAGTTCTTAACTTCCAGGTTTAGCGGGAAACTGACCAAAACACAACCTATTGTTGACTACTTGGTATCACTAAACCATGGTGATGAA AACCTGATGATAAGTGACACCCTCAGCTCTGCTGCAAAGCTTCAGCTGGCACTGATGGTGGCGGATGGATATCTCTCAGCACTTCCAAGGGATGCCCCTTACCAAGATTTTGAGACAAA GCTCAAAGAGTGGGGGTTTGAGAGAGGATGGGGAGATACTGCAGGAAGGGTGAAGAAGACAATGGGAACTCTATCAGAAGTACTCCAAGCTCCTGATGCAGTGACCCTGGAGAATTTTTTTAGCAGTGTTCCAACAATTTTCAATGTTGTGATATTCTCTATCCATGGTTATTTTGGACAAACAGATGTTCTTGGCTTGCCAGACACTGGTGGACAG GTAGTGTACATATTGGATCAAGTTAGAGCTCTTGAAGCAGAGTTGTTACTTAGAATTAAGCAACAAGGCCTAAATATAAAGCCTCAGATTCTAGTG GTCACAAGACTCATCCCTGATGCTCAAGGAACCAAGTGCAATCAGGAGTTGGAACTAATCGATGGAACTAAGTACTCCAATATTCTACGTGTTCCTTTTCATACAGATGAAGGAATCCTGCGTCAATGGGTTTCTCGTTTTGACATCTATCCTTATCTTGAGAGGTTTACTCAA GATGCCACAGCCAAGATTCTCAGCCTCATGGAAGGAAAACCAGATCTTATTATTGGAAATTACACTGATGGGAATTTGGTAGCATCTCTCATGGCTAACAGACTTAAGATAACTCAG GGAACTATTGCACATGCTTTGGAGAAAACTAAGTATGAAGATTCAGATGTCAAGTGGAAAGAATTAGATCCTAAGTACCACTTCTCATGTCAATTCATGGCTGATATAATAGCAATGAATGCATCAGATTTCATCATAACCAGCACCTATCAGGAAATTGCTGGAAG CAAGGATAGACCAGGACAATATGAAAGCCATGCTGCATTTACACTGCCAGGGCTGTGTAGAGTTGTTTCAGGGATAAATGTATTTGATCCTAAGTTCAACATAGCTGCACCTGGAGCTGATCAGTCTGTCTACTTTCCTTACACAGAAAAAGACAGAAGATTCACCCAATTTTATCCTGTCATTGAAGACCTGTTGTACAGTAAAGTGGATACCAACGAACATAT TGGATATCTAGAAAACAGGAGAAAACCCATCATCTTTTCAATGGCAAGGTTTGATGTTGTTAAGAACTTAACTGGGTTAGTTGAGTGGTATGGAAAGAACCAAAGGTTGAGAAAAATGGTGAACCTTGTAATAGTTGGAGGCTTCTTTGACCCTTTGAAATCCAAAGACAGGGAGGAAATGGCAGAGATAAGAAAGATGCATGATCTGGTAGAAAAGTACCGACTAAAGGGTCAATTCAGATGGATTGCTGCACAAACTGACAGATACCGCAATGGAGAGCTCTACCGCTTCATTGCTGATACAAAGGGAGCTTTTGTGCAGCCTGCTTTGTATGAAGCATTTGGTCTCACTGTCATTGAAGCAATGAACTCTGGTTTACCTACTTTTGCCACCAACCAAGGAGGTCCGGCAGAAATCATTGTTGACGGAATCTCTGGCTTCCACATTGATCCCCACAATGGAGAAGAATCAAGCAACAAAATTGCTGATTTCTTTGAAAAATGCTTACAAGATTCAACACACTGGAATGGAATTTCAGCAGCAGGATTGCACCGCATAAATGAATG CTACACATGGAAGATCTATGCAAACAAGATATTGGATATGGGGAACATGTATACCTTCTGGAGGCGGGTGAATAATCAACAAAAAGTGGCAAAGCAAAGTTACATTAAGATGTTCTACAATCTCATGTTCAAGAATTTG ATTATACCTGTTCCAAGTTATGAACCTCAGCAACCAGTGACTAAGAAGAAAAGTGTCAGAAAACAAAGCACAAG CAAGCGTTAA
- the LOC108342050 gene encoding glutathione S-transferase F11, with the protein MVVKVYGDVRAACPQRVMLCLLEKGVDFELVPIDLQQGQHKTPQFLLLQPFGQVPVVEDGDFRLFESRAIIRYYATKYADRGSELMGKTLEERALVEQWLEVEAHNFNNLCFTIMFQRVILPRMGKVGNLALADISEKDLVKVLDVYESRLSQSSYLAGDFFSLADLSHLPGLGHLIEEAKLGHLVTERKNVYAWWQKISNRPAWKKLKDLAH; encoded by the exons ATGGTGGTGAAGGTGTATGGTGATGTAAGGGCAGCATGCCCTCAAAGAGTGATGCTGTGCCTCTTGGAGAAAGGAGTAGACTTTGAACTTGTGCCTATTGATCTTCAACAGGGACAACATAAGACACCTCAATTCCTTCTCCTACAG CCCTTTGGTCAAGTTCCAGTTGTGGAAGACGGTGATTTCAGGCTCTTTG AATCAAGAGCTATTATAAGGTACTACGCAACAAAATATGCAGATCGTGGTAGTGAGCTAATGGGTAAAACCTTAGAGGAAAGGGCTTTGGTGGAGCAGTGGCTAGAAGTAGAAGCACAcaactttaataatttatgcttCACTATAATGTTTCAGCGTGTGATCCTACCAAGGATGGGTAAGGTTGGGAACTTGGCCTTGGCAGACATAAGTGAGAAAGATTTAGTGAAGGTCCTTGATGTGTATGAAAGTAGGCTCTCTCAAAGCTCATACCTTGCAGGAGATTTTTTCTCTTTGGCTGATCTCAGCCACCTTCCAGGGCTTGGACATCTTATTGAGGAAGCCAAACTTGGCCACTTGGTAACTGAGAGGAAGAATGTCTATGCATGGTGGCAGAAAATTTCAAACAGGCCAGCTTGGAAGAAGTTAAAAGATCTGGCTCACTGA